A genomic segment from Peribacillus sp. ACCC06369 encodes:
- a CDS encoding DedA family protein: protein MNIDTLLHFIDSYGYLIIFLFLFFGIVGVPAPEESLLFLIGVLVVQGKLSFGLATLCAILGAFIGMLAAYACGKYVGYPFINKYGRFIGITGERWEKAKKNYTDNAQKTLVLGFYIPGIRQISPYFAGISSIPFRKYFLFSLLGTILWTVPFIVAGYYVGDAFNVNPKYVPYLGIVFLVIFVIYVTIKYIKKRKRMSKN from the coding sequence ATGAATATAGATACGCTTTTACATTTTATTGATTCGTATGGATACCTGATCATTTTTCTTTTTTTATTCTTTGGCATTGTGGGAGTGCCTGCTCCAGAAGAATCCCTTCTATTTCTGATTGGGGTGTTGGTTGTCCAAGGGAAGCTCTCATTTGGTTTAGCGACGCTGTGTGCAATTCTCGGCGCCTTTATCGGAATGCTGGCAGCTTATGCATGCGGAAAATATGTGGGGTATCCATTTATAAATAAATATGGGAGATTCATTGGAATTACTGGTGAACGCTGGGAGAAAGCAAAGAAAAACTATACGGATAATGCACAAAAAACCTTAGTATTGGGATTTTATATTCCGGGTATAAGACAAATTAGTCCATATTTTGCAGGAATCTCTTCTATACCCTTTCGGAAATACTTCCTATTTTCCCTATTAGGCACTATACTCTGGACTGTCCCTTTTATAGTGGCCGGTTATTATGTGGGGGATGCTTTTAATGTTAATCCCAAATATGTTCCATATTTAGGAATTGTATTTTTGGTAATTTTTGTAATATATGTTACTATCAAATACATTAAAAAGAGAAAACGAATGTCGAAAAATTGA
- a CDS encoding polysaccharide deacetylase family protein: protein MALTFDDGPNPEYTIKLLDLLKDYGIKATFFVVGSKVKSNPEIIKRMHEEGHTIGIHHFHHVSSWVLSPIHLRRQLDMTAKAINECTNEKVVFYRPPWGHFNIFTPLLSKKYKVIMWSHIFGDWKVKKCRNNLLDQLRTTSTEGSILLLHDCGETLGADKEAPGYMIEMLKIYLQEHKEKGTRFITLKDL from the coding sequence ATGGCGCTAACTTTTGATGATGGTCCCAACCCTGAATATACGATAAAATTACTTGATCTTTTAAAAGATTATGGGATAAAGGCTACGTTTTTTGTTGTTGGCAGTAAAGTGAAAAGTAATCCTGAAATTATTAAAAGAATGCATGAAGAGGGACATACTATAGGTATCCATCATTTTCATCATGTTTCAAGTTGGGTTCTTTCTCCAATCCATCTGCGGAGACAGTTGGATATGACGGCAAAGGCAATAAATGAATGTACGAATGAAAAGGTGGTTTTTTACAGACCTCCATGGGGCCATTTCAATATTTTCACCCCACTTTTAAGTAAGAAATATAAGGTGATAATGTGGTCGCACATTTTCGGAGATTGGAAAGTTAAAAAATGCAGAAATAATCTGCTTGATCAACTGCGAACCACTTCAACAGAAGGTTCCATTCTATTGCTTCATGACTGTGGTGAAACCTTGGGAGCGGATAAAGAAGCACCTGGCTACATGATTGAAATGTTAAAAATTTACCTGCAGGAGCATAAGGAAAAGGGAACGCGCTTCATTACTTTAAAAGACTTATAA
- the bioB gene encoding biotin synthase BioB, whose product MLAENVIKGYKVTKEEALSIVQAPDGDVLEILNAAYLIRKHHYGKKVKLNMIINTKSGLCPEDCGYCSQSIVSEAPIDKYAWLTKEKIVEGAQESIRRKAGTYCIVASGRRPTSREIDHVIEAVKEIRETTDLKICCCLGFLNEEHAGKLAEAGVHRYNHNLNTSQENYSNITSTHTYEDRVDTVETVKDAGMSPCSGAIFGMGESEAEAVEIALSLRSLDADSIPCNFLNAIDGTPLEGTSELTPNKCLKLISMMRFVNPSKEIRLAGGREVNLRSMQPMALYAANSIFVGDYLTTAGQEPTADWGIIEDLGFEIEECAL is encoded by the coding sequence ATGTTAGCTGAGAACGTAATTAAAGGATATAAGGTGACGAAGGAAGAAGCATTATCCATCGTGCAAGCTCCGGACGGCGATGTTTTGGAAATTTTGAATGCAGCCTATCTCATACGCAAGCATCATTATGGGAAGAAGGTTAAATTGAATATGATCATCAATACGAAATCAGGATTATGCCCCGAAGATTGTGGCTACTGCTCGCAGTCGATCGTTTCGGAAGCCCCAATCGATAAATATGCCTGGCTGACTAAAGAAAAGATTGTCGAGGGAGCGCAAGAATCCATTCGTCGTAAAGCGGGTACATATTGCATTGTTGCTTCTGGCCGTCGGCCGACTAGCAGGGAAATTGATCATGTCATTGAAGCGGTAAAAGAAATCCGCGAAACGACGGATCTTAAAATCTGCTGCTGTTTAGGTTTCCTGAATGAGGAACATGCCGGCAAACTAGCGGAAGCAGGCGTTCATCGATACAATCACAACTTGAATACATCACAGGAAAACTACAGCAATATTACATCGACACATACATATGAGGACCGGGTAGATACAGTCGAAACTGTTAAAGATGCCGGAATGTCTCCATGTTCAGGTGCCATTTTCGGTATGGGGGAATCTGAGGCGGAAGCGGTGGAAATCGCTCTATCATTACGCAGCCTTGATGCAGATTCCATTCCTTGTAATTTTCTCAATGCAATTGACGGAACACCGCTTGAGGGTACTTCCGAGTTGACCCCCAATAAATGCCTGAAATTGATTTCAATGATGAGATTCGTTAATCCGAGTAAAGAAATCCGTCTGGCCGGCGGTCGTGAGGTCAATCTCCGTTCCATGCAGCCCATGGCACTTTATGCAGCCAATTCCATCTTCGTCGGCGATTATTTAACGACAGCTGGTCAAGAACCCACGGCAGATTGGGGAATCATCGAAGACCTGGGATTTGAAATTGAAGAATGTGCTCTTTGA
- a CDS encoding biotin transporter BioY: MKARTISYVALFTALTAIGAFIKIPIPYIPFTLQILAVYLAGALLGPRLGLLSQLCYVLIGLIGVPVFAEGGGFGYIFKPTFGYLLGYILGAYVNGWLINRFSLTTIRSIFFANAASLLTVYFFGCIWLYGAMKWIVETPLSINQTILYGFLLPVPGDLLLCILCAVIIQQVRPRIARYINLKELNHPWAKPTL, from the coding sequence TTGAAAGCAAGGACGATTTCTTATGTGGCCCTTTTTACCGCGTTAACCGCAATTGGCGCCTTTATTAAAATACCTATCCCTTACATACCATTCACACTTCAAATTCTGGCAGTCTATTTGGCAGGCGCATTATTGGGTCCCCGTCTTGGATTGCTCAGTCAGCTATGCTACGTCTTGATCGGACTTATCGGGGTGCCCGTGTTTGCTGAAGGCGGGGGATTCGGCTATATATTCAAACCCACTTTCGGCTATTTGCTCGGATATATACTGGGAGCCTATGTAAATGGATGGCTGATCAACCGGTTTTCCCTCACCACGATTCGTTCCATATTCTTTGCTAATGCCGCCTCTTTACTGACTGTTTACTTCTTCGGCTGCATCTGGCTGTATGGTGCGATGAAGTGGATTGTGGAAACGCCGCTTTCAATCAACCAAACGATTCTTTACGGCTTCTTATTACCTGTACCCGGTGATCTACTGCTGTGCATTCTATGTGCTGTCATCATTCAACAAGTACGTCCGCGCATTGCAAGATATATAAACTTAAAGGAGCTGAATCATCCATGGGCCAAGCCTACTTTATAA